The following proteins are encoded in a genomic region of Fervidobacterium pennivorans DSM 9078:
- a CDS encoding methyl-accepting chemotaxis protein yields MPEISKETIEKMSSAFFAENLMTSFMVQLDEALISRVKNVQENLRDLENVFRNMQVRLNKLSEQFGKESQEIVSVIEQSQNVNRNITEELKKSGADISKINDIVIDSVKNTTQTLEMFSKVEHMVLEITKIAKQTNLLALNASIEAARAGEFGKGFAVVASEVQKLAGESNRVAKEINDLVKELSASVSEALNSIKLVGEIFQTLQKSLEQLLGFMNQNSALLSHVAELLSETKTELEAENTNFNSAVEVMNQASEKFETLSRVISSIVKAQTKLKDLRL; encoded by the coding sequence ATGCCAGAAATCAGTAAAGAAACTATAGAAAAGATGTCTTCCGCTTTTTTTGCCGAAAATTTGATGACCTCTTTCATGGTTCAACTTGATGAGGCTTTGATTTCAAGGGTGAAAAACGTTCAAGAGAATTTACGTGACTTAGAGAATGTATTTCGCAATATGCAGGTAAGGTTAAATAAATTGTCTGAGCAATTTGGGAAAGAATCCCAAGAAATCGTCAGTGTTATCGAACAATCTCAAAATGTGAACAGGAACATAACTGAGGAACTTAAAAAATCTGGTGCGGATATATCAAAGATAAATGACATAGTGATAGATTCTGTGAAGAATACAACTCAAACACTTGAAATGTTCTCGAAAGTCGAGCACATGGTTTTGGAAATCACAAAAATAGCAAAACAGACAAACCTTTTGGCTTTGAACGCATCGATAGAAGCCGCAAGGGCTGGTGAGTTTGGAAAAGGTTTTGCAGTCGTTGCATCGGAAGTTCAGAAACTCGCTGGTGAGTCTAATAGAGTGGCGAAAGAGATAAACGATTTGGTAAAAGAACTTTCAGCTTCGGTTTCCGAGGCATTGAATAGTATAAAGTTAGTGGGGGAAATTTTCCAAACTCTCCAAAAGTCGCTTGAGCAACTCTTGGGGTTTATGAACCAAAATTCAGCACTACTTTCACATGTTGCAGAACTTTTATCAGAAACGAAAACAGAACTCGAGGCTGAAAATACTAATTTCAATTCCGCTGTTGAGGTAATGAACCAAGCATCAGAAAAGTTTGAGACGTTATCAAGAGTAATATCATCGATTGTAAAGGCGCAGACTAAACTTAAAGATTTGAGGTTATAA
- a CDS encoding glycoside hydrolase family 16 protein, giving the protein MIKDPRWKLVWSDEFDGKELDTSKWRYDIGNNNGWGNGEWQYYTEGKNAWIEKGMLVIEARKETVKDGNKTFNYTSTRIKTEGKFTVQYGKIEARIKFPYGKGLWPAFWMLGSNFRYVGWPTCGEIDIVEFLGHDKWTAYGTLHGPGYFGSNGIQGRIRLEPPTPDFASDFHVFGIMWDEEKIVWYVDDKVYHIVTKSAIESRGKAWVFDNDFFIILNLAVGGYWPGYPTNETPFPARMYVDYVRVYQMESGEE; this is encoded by the coding sequence ATGATAAAAGATCCGAGATGGAAGTTGGTTTGGTCAGATGAATTTGATGGAAAGGAACTTGATACCAGTAAATGGAGATACGATATAGGTAACAACAACGGTTGGGGAAATGGTGAGTGGCAATACTATACCGAAGGAAAAAATGCATGGATTGAAAAAGGAATGCTTGTAATTGAGGCAAGAAAAGAAACTGTTAAAGATGGCAACAAGACTTTTAATTACACGTCCACCCGTATTAAAACGGAAGGTAAATTCACTGTTCAATATGGAAAGATAGAAGCAAGAATAAAATTTCCTTACGGAAAGGGTCTTTGGCCAGCATTCTGGATGCTTGGTAGCAATTTTAGGTATGTTGGTTGGCCGACGTGTGGAGAAATTGACATCGTTGAGTTCTTGGGACATGATAAGTGGACTGCGTATGGTACTTTGCATGGACCTGGTTATTTTGGTTCAAATGGTATTCAAGGAAGGATAAGGTTGGAACCACCAACACCAGATTTTGCAAGTGATTTCCACGTTTTTGGAATAATGTGGGACGAAGAAAAGATAGTGTGGTATGTTGACGACAAAGTTTACCATATAGTCACCAAATCTGCGATAGAGTCTCGTGGAAAAGCTTGGGTGTTTGATAACGACTTTTTCATAATATTGAACCTTGCAGTTGGTGGATATTGGCCCGGTTATCCGACGAACGAGACACCATTCCCTGCAAGAATGTATGTGGATTATGTGCGGGTCTACCAAATGGAAAGTGGTGAAGAGTAA
- a CDS encoding LacI family DNA-binding transcriptional regulator, which produces MANIRDVARMANVSIATVSRVINGSENVSEETRKKVLNAMKKLNYKPMMSFKTTSRELFKTIGILIPDIRGYHYSDIVMAIEEYAYSKGFDIMLALPKGEPDAEQHVLDQYFRRKVDGVILGELYGGSKLIQRFEKSGIPMVVIDFAVDEINFDTVNVDNIGGGYAAIKYLYEHGHRKILFIPGPENSPAALDREKGIRKFIDKVGNSNLEIYYGVHRGYNSEHGWVSVVRHLQEHGLNFTAIFAVNDWAAIGAMDALKEHGIKVPEQVSVIGFDDAPFANYTNPRLTTVMQPRWEMGTTAAQLLIERITDKRTRLPRNIILPTKIVERESVRQT; this is translated from the coding sequence ATGGCTAACATTAGAGACGTAGCACGGATGGCAAATGTTTCGATAGCAACAGTTTCGAGGGTTATTAATGGTAGCGAAAATGTTTCTGAAGAGACTAGGAAGAAAGTCTTGAATGCGATGAAGAAGTTAAATTACAAACCAATGATGTCGTTCAAAACAACATCCAGAGAACTGTTCAAAACCATTGGTATATTGATTCCAGATATACGCGGTTACCACTACAGCGATATCGTTATGGCCATTGAAGAATATGCTTATTCAAAAGGATTCGACATAATGTTAGCATTACCCAAAGGCGAACCTGATGCTGAACAGCATGTCTTAGATCAGTATTTCCGAAGAAAAGTAGACGGTGTCATTCTTGGAGAACTTTACGGAGGCAGTAAACTTATACAACGTTTTGAGAAAAGTGGTATACCGATGGTTGTTATTGATTTTGCTGTTGATGAAATTAACTTTGATACGGTAAATGTTGATAACATTGGTGGTGGATACGCTGCGATTAAATACCTTTACGAACACGGCCACAGGAAGATCCTTTTTATCCCGGGTCCAGAAAACTCTCCAGCTGCACTCGACAGGGAAAAAGGGATAAGAAAGTTCATAGATAAGGTAGGTAATAGCAACTTGGAAATATATTACGGGGTTCACAGAGGTTACAATTCAGAACATGGGTGGGTAAGCGTGGTACGCCATCTTCAAGAACACGGTTTGAATTTCACAGCGATATTTGCTGTCAATGACTGGGCAGCAATAGGTGCGATGGATGCACTGAAAGAACATGGAATAAAAGTTCCAGAGCAAGTATCGGTGATAGGTTTTGACGATGCACCATTTGCAAATTACACAAATCCAAGACTCACAACAGTTATGCAACCCAGGTGGGAAATGGGCACAACCGCTGCTCAACTCTTAATTGAGCGTATAACAGATAAAAGAACGAGGCTACCAAGAAATATCATCCTTCCAACAAAGATAGTTGAAAGAGAATCTGTTAGACAGACATGA
- a CDS encoding MBL fold metallo-hydrolase gives MTFREGTENLTLYDDGQHKFIFLAWEEQEEEGIVQTNQYLIVDGNEAMLLDPGGAHVFPRVLANVSEVIEPSKIKYIFFTHQDPDVTSGITLWLSIAENAKIYISALWTRFLPHFGIYDQRRVVALPDKGDKLRLPSGTELEFIPTHYLHSTGNFTLYDPRAKILFSGDLGVAVFPKGQRYVFVQNFNEHVKLMEGFHKRYITSSVALRKWLSIVERKEIDIVAPQHGAIFKGEDVKKLFDWFRNLKCGIDIIDEIYGR, from the coding sequence ATGACATTTCGAGAAGGAACCGAGAACTTAACGCTTTACGATGATGGCCAGCACAAGTTCATCTTTCTCGCTTGGGAAGAGCAGGAAGAAGAAGGTATAGTTCAAACGAATCAATATCTGATAGTTGACGGAAATGAGGCAATGCTACTTGACCCGGGTGGTGCTCACGTCTTTCCAAGGGTGCTTGCTAATGTCTCTGAAGTAATAGAACCTAGCAAGATTAAGTATATCTTCTTTACACATCAAGACCCGGACGTTACCTCTGGAATCACGCTTTGGCTTTCTATAGCAGAAAACGCCAAGATTTATATATCTGCCCTTTGGACAAGATTTCTCCCGCACTTTGGAATATACGACCAAAGAAGAGTGGTTGCACTTCCAGACAAAGGGGATAAATTGAGATTGCCATCCGGAACAGAACTTGAGTTTATTCCTACACACTACTTACACTCAACTGGCAATTTCACACTTTACGATCCGAGGGCAAAGATTTTGTTCTCCGGTGACCTGGGGGTTGCTGTTTTCCCAAAAGGTCAACGCTACGTTTTTGTTCAGAACTTTAACGAACACGTGAAACTCATGGAAGGTTTCCATAAAAGATACATAACTTCGAGCGTTGCTTTGAGAAAATGGCTAAGTATTGTCGAGAGAAAAGAAATAGACATTGTTGCTCCACAGCACGGAGCGATTTTTAAAGGTGAAGATGTCAAGAAGTTGTTTGATTGGTTCAGAAATTTGAAATGTGGTATAGATATCATCGACGAGATATATGGCAGGTGA
- a CDS encoding chromate transporter → MIYLKLFVVFTQIGAISFGGGYSILKAIIHYVVDTNKWLTLDQFNEIVAISQSTPGPIGINAATFVGYKVGGIFGSIIATFSVILVPILSSITLYLFYLRHSENKVVRSIISKLKPVVLGMIAAAGLSFIRTSLGTPLAIFVNILAVGLLIKTKIDAVTILVLSGILGCILLR, encoded by the coding sequence TTGATATACCTAAAGCTCTTCGTTGTCTTCACACAAATAGGTGCAATTAGTTTCGGTGGAGGTTACAGCATACTCAAAGCTATAATCCATTACGTGGTTGATACAAATAAATGGTTAACACTTGACCAATTTAACGAAATCGTGGCAATATCACAATCCACACCTGGACCAATAGGAATTAATGCTGCCACTTTTGTTGGTTACAAAGTTGGTGGAATTTTTGGTTCTATAATCGCTACGTTTTCGGTTATCTTGGTACCTATATTGTCGTCAATTACGCTTTACCTTTTCTACCTTAGGCATTCCGAAAACAAAGTTGTTCGAAGTATTATCTCCAAGCTGAAACCCGTAGTTCTTGGTATGATAGCTGCTGCTGGGTTAAGTTTCATTAGAACTTCACTCGGAACTCCGTTGGCAATTTTTGTAAACATTTTAGCAGTTGGTCTTTTAATTAAAACAAAAATCGATGCGGTCACAATTCTTGTATTATCTGGTATCCTAGGTTGCATACTTCTTAGATAA
- the polA gene encoding DNA polymerase I, whose amino-acid sequence MARAFLFDGTGLLYRAFYAIDQSLSTTTGIPTGALYGLARMLLKFIKEHITVGEDYCVFVVDVKGGSTYRRELYEKYKAHRPETPEPLLRQINLVGELIEGFGIKLVRMPGYEADDVIATLAKRFEKEKGLLEISEINVVTSDKDLLQLVNENISVWRIEKGVTDIRKYTVRDVYERYGVYPHQIVDYLALVGDASDNIPGVPGIGEKTAVKILQDFGSVENALKNQDKLPDKIREKLLGYYEDYELSRKLVELNCEIELPINLKELKYQGYDSAKLLEVLKKFEFASIIKELQLSASLEKAVEYNVISKENELKGLLEEILKAKKVALDLETSSLDPFTGKIVGISIAIDEGRAYYIPVAHLDGPNLPLDKVKEFLKEVVGARRFGGHNLKFDIKFLKRAGIEPEYPAFDTMIEAYVLNPNEKRFNLDEMALKFLGYKMMSYDEVMQGALPLFAGDFSYVPVERAARYSCEDADISLRIHNKLYPLIYSNEMVELYEKIELPLVSVLAQMELNGVFFDTKYLSSLSLEMEKKLSSLSQRIFEIAGEPFNLNSPKQVGYILFEKLKLPAMKSTNTGAYSTDVEVLENLAPDFEIARLLLEYRKIQKLKSTYVDAIPTMVNKHTGRVHASFNQTGTATGRLSSSDPNLQNLPGRTDEGKEIRTAVKPQKENWWILGADYSQIELRVLAHMSEDEELIRAFSENRDIHLETAKRIFGVSDEFVNESMRRIGKMVNFAIVYGVSPYGLSRRIGLDVKETRRIIDAYFNTYKGVQSYIATIKEFARKNGYVKTMFGRRREVPQINAKDPNIRAEGERIAINTPIQGTAADIMKIAMIKIHERMKKENLKSMMILQVHDELVFEVPDDELELMKEIVKSEMENAVKLRVPLLVDIYVEKYML is encoded by the coding sequence ATGGCGAGAGCATTTCTATTTGACGGAACAGGTCTACTTTACAGAGCTTTTTATGCCATAGACCAATCCTTATCGACCACAACCGGTATTCCAACCGGAGCACTTTATGGTTTGGCTCGAATGTTGCTAAAGTTTATAAAAGAACACATAACAGTAGGTGAAGACTACTGTGTTTTTGTTGTGGATGTAAAAGGTGGTAGTACATATAGAAGAGAACTTTACGAAAAATACAAAGCGCATCGCCCTGAAACTCCCGAACCGTTGCTTAGACAGATTAATCTTGTGGGCGAGCTAATAGAAGGTTTTGGAATCAAACTTGTTCGTATGCCAGGTTACGAAGCTGACGACGTGATAGCCACACTGGCTAAAAGATTTGAAAAAGAAAAAGGTTTGTTGGAAATCTCGGAAATAAACGTTGTAACAAGCGATAAAGACTTGCTCCAACTTGTGAACGAAAATATTTCAGTATGGCGTATAGAAAAAGGTGTAACCGATATCAGAAAATACACTGTAAGAGATGTTTACGAACGATACGGAGTCTACCCGCATCAGATAGTTGATTACCTTGCTTTAGTTGGTGATGCTTCAGATAACATCCCAGGAGTGCCTGGCATAGGTGAAAAGACAGCGGTGAAGATACTACAAGACTTTGGAAGCGTGGAAAATGCGCTAAAAAACCAGGACAAATTACCGGATAAGATTAGAGAAAAACTTTTGGGTTACTATGAGGACTATGAACTGAGCAGAAAACTTGTGGAACTGAACTGTGAGATTGAGTTGCCAATCAATTTGAAGGAACTGAAATACCAAGGTTATGACTCGGCAAAGTTGTTGGAGGTTTTAAAAAAGTTTGAATTTGCGAGTATAATAAAAGAATTACAATTGAGCGCTTCACTTGAAAAAGCGGTTGAGTACAATGTCATCTCAAAAGAAAATGAACTCAAAGGATTGCTTGAAGAAATACTCAAAGCAAAGAAGGTAGCACTTGATTTAGAAACCAGTTCCCTTGACCCATTCACAGGTAAGATAGTAGGCATTTCCATAGCTATTGACGAGGGCAGGGCCTATTACATACCAGTGGCACATTTGGATGGACCAAACCTTCCACTCGATAAAGTCAAAGAGTTCTTAAAAGAAGTTGTCGGCGCAAGGAGATTCGGAGGTCATAATCTAAAATTTGATATCAAATTTTTGAAAAGAGCGGGCATAGAACCTGAATATCCCGCTTTCGACACTATGATAGAGGCTTATGTGCTGAACCCGAACGAAAAGAGGTTCAACCTCGATGAGATGGCTTTGAAGTTCCTTGGGTACAAGATGATGAGTTATGACGAGGTCATGCAGGGTGCACTGCCGCTTTTTGCTGGCGATTTCTCATATGTGCCTGTTGAACGTGCAGCGAGGTATTCTTGTGAAGATGCAGATATATCCTTGCGCATTCATAACAAGCTCTATCCTCTTATATACTCAAACGAAATGGTTGAACTCTATGAAAAAATCGAATTACCCCTTGTCTCTGTTTTGGCACAGATGGAACTCAATGGTGTGTTCTTTGACACGAAATATCTTTCTTCGTTGTCCTTGGAAATGGAGAAAAAGCTATCTTCACTTTCACAAAGGATATTTGAAATAGCAGGAGAGCCATTTAATCTGAACTCACCAAAGCAGGTTGGCTACATATTGTTTGAAAAATTGAAACTTCCTGCAATGAAATCAACAAATACTGGCGCTTATTCAACAGATGTGGAGGTTTTAGAAAACTTGGCGCCCGACTTTGAGATTGCTCGTCTGCTACTGGAATATCGAAAGATACAGAAACTGAAAAGTACGTACGTAGATGCTATACCAACGATGGTGAATAAACACACCGGTCGAGTCCACGCCTCTTTCAATCAGACTGGAACTGCAACTGGCAGGTTGAGCAGTTCAGACCCCAATTTACAGAATCTGCCAGGGAGAACGGACGAAGGAAAAGAAATTAGAACGGCTGTAAAACCACAAAAGGAAAATTGGTGGATTCTTGGAGCGGACTACTCACAGATTGAACTGAGAGTTTTGGCGCATATGAGCGAAGATGAGGAACTTATTAGAGCCTTCAGTGAAAACAGAGATATTCATTTAGAGACAGCAAAACGAATATTCGGTGTGAGCGACGAATTTGTCAACGAAAGTATGAGAAGAATCGGGAAGATGGTCAATTTTGCAATAGTTTACGGTGTGTCACCTTACGGTTTGTCAAGAAGGATAGGCTTAGACGTAAAAGAAACAAGAAGAATAATAGATGCTTACTTTAACACCTACAAGGGTGTTCAGAGCTACATAGCAACGATAAAAGAATTTGCGAGGAAAAACGGGTATGTTAAAACGATGTTTGGCAGACGAAGAGAAGTACCACAAATAAATGCAAAGGATCCAAACATCAGAGCTGAGGGCGAAAGGATTGCTATAAATACACCAATACAAGGCACTGCTGCAGATATAATGAAGATTGCCATGATAAAGATACACGAAAGAATGAAGAAAGAGAATTTAAAGAGCATGATGATACTTCAAGTGCACGATGAATTGGTTTTTGAAGTGCCAGATGATGAACTTGAGTTGATGAAAGAAATTGTCAAATCTGAGATGGAGAACGCTGTAAAACTTAGAGTTCCTTTGTTGGTCGATATCTACGTGGAAAAGTATATGTTGTGA
- a CDS encoding chromate transporter has protein sequence MSKSENNEKVSLWKLFSITAKIGGVTIGGGYAMVPIIREEFVVKHKFLQPEEFDSLLVIAQSMPGPIAVNTSTLVGYKLRKIPGVIAAVAGAIFFPTIIILAVAIVLGRFYNFLKPFLNGMKIPLLAIIVVSVLKLWKSSVRSLEDLVVFIVAFSSVTLLKLNPVYVILLAILYGIIRFFVNKTTEGDLD, from the coding sequence TTGAGCAAATCGGAGAACAACGAAAAGGTCTCTTTATGGAAGCTTTTTTCAATTACTGCAAAAATAGGTGGAGTTACTATCGGTGGAGGCTACGCTATGGTCCCCATTATTCGCGAAGAATTTGTGGTAAAACATAAGTTTTTGCAACCAGAAGAATTCGACTCGCTTCTGGTCATAGCACAATCTATGCCCGGACCAATCGCTGTCAACACTTCTACACTTGTAGGTTACAAGTTAAGAAAGATTCCAGGGGTAATTGCCGCTGTTGCAGGTGCTATTTTCTTCCCAACGATTATAATCCTTGCCGTTGCAATCGTGCTCGGGAGATTTTATAACTTCTTAAAGCCGTTTCTTAACGGTATGAAAATTCCTCTGCTTGCTATTATAGTTGTTAGCGTATTAAAACTTTGGAAGAGCAGCGTGAGAAGTTTAGAAGATTTGGTCGTGTTCATAGTTGCTTTCTCCAGTGTTACTCTCTTAAAGCTCAATCCCGTGTACGTCATTTTACTGGCCATTTTATACGGGATTATCCGATTCTTTGTAAATAAAACCACAGAGGGGGACCTGGATTGA
- a CDS encoding sulfide/dihydroorotate dehydrogenase-like FAD/NAD-binding protein, whose translation MNEIQRNIIISKSRLAKGTYEFWIDNELIAGNAKPGQFVIIRTSEKGERIPITIADSYGSAFRIVVKAVGKSTIELCMKNEKEQLFDVVGPLGKPSEINYYGKVIVIGGGVGIAAILPIAKALKNAGNVVTGILGAKTSSELILKSEFSFADKVVVCTDDGSEGIKGTVVDGMLKEFEMEIPNIIWAVGPAVMMKTTSKVASEYNVPIWVSLNAIMVDGTGMCGGCRVLLRKEEDGGIKEEIKYVCVDGPEFDGRYVDWDSFIRRLQQYKEEEKQALDKFLERVGDMSWL comes from the coding sequence ATGAATGAAATTCAAAGAAACATAATAATTTCCAAAAGTAGACTTGCAAAAGGGACTTACGAATTTTGGATAGACAACGAACTCATCGCAGGAAATGCTAAGCCCGGTCAGTTTGTGATAATCAGGACTTCAGAAAAGGGGGAAAGAATACCTATAACAATTGCTGACTCATATGGTAGTGCTTTTCGCATCGTAGTGAAAGCTGTAGGGAAATCTACAATTGAGCTCTGTATGAAGAATGAAAAAGAACAGCTTTTCGATGTTGTGGGACCTTTGGGTAAACCAAGTGAAATCAACTACTACGGAAAGGTTATAGTCATCGGTGGCGGGGTTGGTATAGCTGCGATTCTTCCCATAGCGAAAGCACTCAAAAATGCAGGTAATGTAGTTACGGGAATTCTTGGTGCTAAAACGTCATCAGAATTAATTCTTAAAAGCGAATTTTCTTTTGCAGATAAAGTTGTGGTTTGCACAGATGATGGAAGCGAAGGGATAAAAGGCACGGTTGTAGATGGTATGTTAAAAGAGTTTGAGATGGAAATACCAAATATAATATGGGCTGTAGGACCTGCTGTGATGATGAAGACAACAAGTAAAGTAGCTTCCGAGTACAACGTGCCTATTTGGGTATCACTAAATGCGATTATGGTTGATGGAACAGGCATGTGCGGGGGGTGCAGGGTGCTTTTAAGGAAAGAGGAGGACGGGGGTATAAAGGAAGAAATTAAATACGTTTGTGTTGATGGACCTGAATTTGATGGTAGGTACGTTGATTGGGACAGCTTTATAAGAAGGTTACAACAATACAAAGAAGAGGAGAAACAGGCTTTGGATAAGTTTTTGGAAAGAGTTGGTGATATGTCATGGCTGTAA
- a CDS encoding DMT family transporter has product MTNVAVFQIPQLAGLLWMSIRIILLGYERIAGNKISKGSPTFVAAWGFFFFSFLSFFPFFNTITWEILMKSLVSGSIYSVSFSLYTYALGHEDASVIAPLYNLNAIFLVMLASIFLGETFSIKRLIGAVLMIYGVSFLKKGENVVVSYSNIVKSKGAVAMIVSSLLMAIGRIIDRKFTISLSPLGYSVGIYLVISTYILVYGVATGSRISDYTKLIKQKWLYLILGGFCNAYSYVALLKAFNYFGVSVAEPLSMLSVFVTMFLAKVFLKERIGVRLLAAALLFVGSILIY; this is encoded by the coding sequence ATGACGAACGTTGCTGTTTTTCAGATTCCGCAACTTGCAGGTTTGCTATGGATGAGCATTCGTATTATTCTGCTTGGTTATGAACGTATAGCTGGGAATAAGATATCTAAGGGCTCTCCCACTTTCGTGGCTGCATGGGGATTCTTTTTCTTCTCTTTTCTTTCATTCTTCCCGTTTTTCAATACAATTACTTGGGAAATACTTATGAAGTCACTTGTAAGTGGTTCCATCTACTCAGTCTCGTTCTCACTTTACACATATGCATTAGGGCATGAAGATGCCTCTGTCATTGCCCCATTGTATAATTTGAACGCTATATTCTTAGTAATGCTGGCTTCGATATTCTTAGGTGAGACTTTTAGCATAAAAAGGCTGATAGGTGCTGTTTTGATGATTTACGGTGTGAGTTTTTTAAAAAAGGGGGAAAATGTTGTTGTTTCCTATTCAAATATTGTTAAAAGCAAAGGAGCAGTGGCGATGATTGTATCGTCATTGCTTATGGCAATTGGTAGGATAATCGATAGGAAGTTTACAATTAGCCTTTCGCCTCTTGGCTACTCAGTGGGGATATACCTTGTGATAAGTACCTATATTTTGGTTTACGGGGTTGCAACTGGAAGTAGAATTTCAGATTACACCAAATTAATCAAACAAAAGTGGCTTTATCTTATTTTAGGTGGCTTTTGCAACGCTTATTCATACGTTGCTCTCTTGAAGGCTTTCAATTATTTCGGTGTTAGCGTTGCAGAACCACTCTCTATGTTATCTGTTTTTGTAACTATGTTTCTTGCTAAGGTTTTTCTCAAAGAACGGATAGGTGTCAGACTTTTGGCAGCTGCCTTGTTGTTCGTGGGAAGTATTTTGATATACTGA
- the gltA gene encoding NADPH-dependent glutamate synthase has product MAVKDRIPVPELEPSKRKKNFMEVSLGYTFELAYQEAQRCLQCKVPTCISGCPVGIDIPGFIIEIVRGNLKKSYEILKSYNYLPAICGRVCPQEVQCEGACVLNKMGKPINIGALERFVADFASQEGFDDERGKFSSSESIPNILKSEPDKVSALKSKKVAVVGSGPAGLTVASELGKLGVKVHVYEALHEFGGVLVYGIPEFRLPKEIVKREVLQLETLGVELFKNIPVGYAIHPKELLEEYDAVFVGVGAGTPKFMGIPGSELNGVYSANEFLTRVNLMKAYRFPEYDTPIKVGKRVVVVGGGNTAMDAARSALRLGAQVTVVYRRTEAEMPARRAEIHHAKEEGIEFLFLTNPVKYIGNESGKLIGVECIKMELGESDESGRRKPIPIPNSNFVVEADIAIEAIGTESNRFLLIQFPDLKTNKYGYIITNEYGQTSIPKVFAGGDIVTGSATVILAMGAGKKAAEGIVRFLTE; this is encoded by the coding sequence ATGGCTGTAAAAGACAGAATCCCGGTGCCTGAACTCGAGCCTTCAAAGAGAAAGAAAAACTTCATGGAAGTTTCTCTTGGTTATACGTTTGAACTTGCATATCAGGAAGCGCAAAGATGTTTGCAATGTAAGGTTCCAACCTGTATCTCAGGTTGTCCTGTTGGTATAGATATCCCTGGGTTTATAATAGAGATAGTCAGAGGGAATTTGAAAAAATCGTATGAAATTCTCAAAAGTTACAATTACTTACCTGCCATCTGTGGTCGTGTATGTCCTCAGGAAGTCCAATGTGAAGGTGCTTGTGTTCTGAACAAAATGGGTAAACCAATAAACATAGGAGCATTAGAAAGATTTGTAGCTGATTTTGCAAGTCAAGAAGGTTTTGACGACGAAAGAGGAAAGTTTTCAAGTTCTGAAAGTATTCCTAACATATTGAAAAGTGAGCCAGATAAAGTATCAGCCTTGAAGTCTAAAAAAGTTGCGGTGGTCGGTTCCGGTCCAGCGGGCCTGACTGTTGCATCAGAACTTGGAAAGCTAGGTGTTAAAGTGCATGTCTACGAAGCTCTGCACGAGTTTGGTGGTGTGCTTGTCTACGGAATACCTGAGTTCAGGCTTCCTAAAGAGATAGTGAAACGCGAAGTGCTGCAACTTGAAACACTTGGTGTAGAGTTATTCAAAAACATTCCAGTTGGATATGCAATACACCCGAAAGAATTACTCGAAGAATACGATGCGGTTTTTGTTGGGGTTGGAGCTGGGACTCCGAAGTTCATGGGCATTCCTGGAAGCGAACTCAACGGTGTTTATTCTGCAAACGAATTTCTCACAAGAGTAAATTTGATGAAAGCGTATAGATTTCCGGAATACGACACTCCTATAAAGGTTGGGAAAAGAGTAGTAGTAGTGGGTGGCGGGAATACCGCAATGGATGCGGCCAGAAGTGCCTTGAGACTTGGAGCACAAGTTACGGTGGTATACAGGAGAACCGAAGCTGAAATGCCGGCAAGACGTGCGGAAATCCACCATGCCAAAGAAGAAGGGATTGAATTTTTGTTCTTAACCAATCCTGTTAAGTACATCGGAAATGAGAGTGGTAAATTGATAGGGGTAGAATGTATAAAGATGGAACTTGGCGAGTCAGATGAGAGTGGCAGAAGAAAACCGATCCCAATACCAAACAGCAATTTTGTTGTAGAGGCAGATATTGCTATCGAAGCGATAGGAACCGAATCGAATAGATTCTTGCTTATCCAGTTCCCAGATTTAAAGACGAATAAGTATGGTTATATAATTACGAACGAATACGGTCAGACAAGTATTCCGAAGGTATTCGCTGGTGGCGATATTGTCACTGGTTCTGCAACTGTTATCCTTGCTATGGGAGCAGGGAAAAAAGCCGCAGAGGGGATAGTTAGATTCCTTACAGAGTAA